A single region of the Streptomyces caelestis genome encodes:
- a CDS encoding META domain-containing protein, with protein sequence MDRQKQRMTLMAAAMLIPLMAACGNEKADDGSGSVGAGKPVTGVRWSVDSVTTDGRTHKAPAGAHVTIDKGRAEGSFGCNKFGADATVDGDRIRLSKTMSTEMGCENIPMEFEEALARILSDREIKARVDGDRLTLTTGQGDTVRLTEAEDAPLSGTKWTVTTPRTDGRAHLTFDEKKGTVSGSLGCNKVNAKATVRDGHITLGPPSTTRMMCEDSLMSDEKALLRLFDGKLKYGVDHQTLTLTSGNGTSVRAVAE encoded by the coding sequence TGACCCTGATGGCCGCCGCCATGCTCATCCCGCTCATGGCGGCCTGCGGCAACGAGAAGGCGGACGACGGCAGCGGTTCGGTCGGTGCCGGGAAGCCGGTGACGGGCGTGCGGTGGAGCGTGGACAGCGTCACCACGGACGGCAGGACCCACAAGGCCCCGGCCGGCGCCCACGTGACCATCGACAAGGGCCGGGCCGAGGGCAGCTTCGGCTGCAACAAATTCGGCGCCGACGCCACCGTCGACGGCGACCGCATCCGGCTCAGCAAGACCATGTCCACGGAGATGGGCTGCGAGAACATACCCATGGAGTTCGAGGAGGCCCTCGCCCGCATCCTCTCCGACCGGGAGATCAAGGCCCGGGTGGACGGCGACCGCCTCACCCTCACCACCGGCCAGGGGGACACCGTCCGCCTGACCGAGGCCGAGGACGCCCCGCTGAGCGGCACCAAGTGGACCGTCACGACCCCGCGGACCGACGGCCGTGCCCACCTCACCTTCGACGAGAAGAAGGGCACCGTCTCCGGCAGCCTCGGCTGCAACAAGGTCAACGCCAAGGCCACCGTCCGCGACGGCCATATCACCCTCGGCCCCCCGTCCACGACCCGAATGATGTGCGAAGACTCACTCATGTCCGACGAGAAGGCCCTGCTGCGGCTTTTCGACGGGAAGCTGAAGTACGGAGTTGATCACCAAACTCTGACGCTGACCAGCGGAAACGGCACGAGTGTGCGAGCCGTCGCCGAGTAG